One genomic region from Spirosoma sp. KCTC 42546 encodes:
- a CDS encoding MaoC family dehydratase, producing the protein MEFGLNAIHRYAFRFSQAEVADFARVTGDNNPLHLDPDFAAQTPFKRPIIHGMLGASVFTKVLGTEFPGYGSVYLGQTLEFLRPMFVDTDYEATFTVQSIDPAKHTAQILGEIRDVKTGKVTTKGIATLMHKEKINAQREDRLR; encoded by the coding sequence ATGGAATTTGGACTTAATGCTATTCATCGCTATGCTTTTCGGTTCTCACAGGCCGAAGTAGCCGATTTTGCCCGCGTTACGGGTGATAATAACCCACTTCACCTTGATCCTGACTTTGCTGCCCAAACCCCTTTTAAACGACCTATTATTCATGGTATGCTGGGGGCCAGCGTATTCACGAAAGTGCTGGGTACGGAGTTTCCGGGCTATGGCTCGGTTTATTTAGGCCAAACACTAGAGTTCCTGCGACCTATGTTTGTCGATACAGATTATGAAGCCACGTTCACCGTACAGTCCATTGACCCGGCAAAACACACAGCGCAAATTCTGGGCGAAATCCGGGATGTGAAGACTGGCAAAGTCACAACCAAAGGCATTGCAACGTTAATGCACAAAGAGAAGATCAATGCACAAAGAGAAGATCGTTTAAGGTAG
- a CDS encoding histone H1: MARFDEVKNLVMSLEGDFEKFYEKNNQAAGTRVRKGMQDLKTLAQEIRSEVQNTKNGAA; encoded by the coding sequence ATGGCACGCTTCGATGAAGTAAAGAATTTGGTTATGTCGCTGGAAGGTGATTTCGAGAAGTTCTACGAAAAAAATAACCAGGCTGCCGGTACTCGCGTTCGAAAAGGAATGCAGGATCTGAAAACGCTGGCGCAGGAAATCCGTTCAGAAGTTCAAAATACAAAGAACGGAGCCGCGTAA
- a CDS encoding pyridoxal phosphate-dependent aminotransferase family protein — translation MDLFEKLRNNLGPIGSPAREFNGHHYFAFPKLEGELGPHMRFRGKEVLNWSLNNYLGLANHPEVRKADADASAQWGLAYPMGARMMSGNSDLHEQFERELAQFVGKEDAFLLNYGYQGVMSAIEAVVDHRDVIVYDAECHACLIDGIRLHKAKMGEYYKFNHNDMASLEKNLQRATKLAAEKGGSILVITEGVFGMSGKVGSLDKIVALKEKYEFRLLVDDAHGFGTMGKTGAGVGEMLGCQAGIDLYFSTFAKSMAAIGAFIAADHDIIMYLKYNMRSQTYAKALPMPYVVGGLKRLDMIRNSSEFRDKLWTNVRAIQTGLRERGFDIGDTESPVTPVFLHHIEGGVAEVATLTKDLRENMGVFCSIVVYPVVPKGTIMLRIIPTAAHSLEDVEYTLNAFAQMGDKLKRGVYRENIAPIAPKTLEVSAEAATE, via the coding sequence GTGGATTTATTTGAGAAGCTACGTAACAACTTAGGTCCCATCGGTTCGCCGGCACGGGAGTTCAATGGCCACCATTATTTCGCGTTCCCTAAGCTAGAAGGCGAACTTGGCCCCCATATGCGTTTTCGGGGCAAAGAAGTGTTGAACTGGAGCCTGAACAACTACCTTGGTTTAGCCAATCACCCCGAGGTTCGGAAAGCCGATGCCGACGCATCAGCACAGTGGGGGTTGGCTTATCCAATGGGTGCCCGCATGATGTCGGGGAATAGTGACCTCCACGAGCAGTTTGAGCGGGAACTGGCCCAGTTTGTTGGGAAAGAAGATGCATTTCTGCTCAACTATGGGTATCAGGGTGTTATGTCAGCTATCGAAGCCGTTGTTGACCATCGTGATGTAATCGTCTACGATGCCGAATGCCATGCCTGTTTGATTGATGGTATCCGGCTGCATAAGGCTAAAATGGGTGAATACTACAAATTCAACCATAATGACATGGCTAGTCTGGAGAAGAACCTCCAGCGGGCCACCAAACTAGCCGCCGAAAAGGGGGGCAGTATTCTGGTGATTACCGAAGGCGTATTTGGCATGTCGGGCAAAGTAGGCAGTCTGGATAAGATTGTTGCTTTAAAAGAAAAATACGAATTCCGCTTATTGGTTGACGATGCACACGGCTTCGGCACTATGGGCAAAACGGGTGCCGGTGTTGGCGAAATGTTGGGTTGCCAGGCGGGAATCGACCTGTATTTCTCAACCTTTGCCAAGTCGATGGCCGCTATTGGTGCGTTTATCGCTGCCGATCATGACATCATCATGTACCTCAAGTATAACATGCGCTCGCAGACCTACGCGAAAGCATTGCCTATGCCTTATGTAGTGGGTGGTCTAAAGCGACTCGATATGATCCGGAACTCGTCGGAGTTCCGGGATAAACTCTGGACGAATGTTCGGGCTATCCAAACTGGCCTGCGCGAACGTGGCTTCGATATTGGCGATACAGAATCGCCAGTAACCCCGGTATTCCTGCACCATATTGAAGGGGGCGTTGCTGAAGTTGCCACCTTAACGAAAGACCTTCGTGAAAATATGGGTGTGTTCTGTTCAATTGTGGTGTACCCGGTTGTTCCGAAAGGAACAATCATGTTACGCATCATTCCAACAGCTGCTCATTCCCTGGAAGATGTAGAATATACCCTAAATGCCTTTGCTCAAATGGGTGATAAACTTAAACGCGGTGTTTACCGGGAAAATATAGCGCCAATAGCGCCAAAAACGCTCGAAGTATCGGCCGAAGCAGCCACTGAGTAG
- the accC gene encoding acetyl-CoA carboxylase biotin carboxylase subunit, with product MTIKKLLIANRGEIALRIMRTAREMGIRTVAIYSEADRNALHVRYADEAVCVGPPPSTESYLRADVIIEVCKRLNVDAIHPGYGFLSENANFSRAVRQAGLLFVGPSPESIEVMGSKLAAKAAVANYNIPMVPGTPSAITDRAEAKAISAKIGYPILIKASAGGGGKGMRVVENEEEFDEQMDRAVSEAQSAFGDGSVFIEKYVTSPRHVEIQVLGDQHGNIIHLFERECSVQRRHQKVVEEAPSAILTPEIRDAMGRAAVDVARACGYYGAGTVEFIVNDKLDFYFLEMNTRLQVEHPVTEQITGVDLVKQMIYIAEGKPLTIKQEDLQIKGHAVEVRVYAEDPANNFLPDVGTLDTYIRPQGNGVRVDDGFEQGMAIPIYYDPMIAKLITYGDSREEAIQKMIRAIDEYQISGVQTTLPFCRFVMEHDAFRSGQFDTGFVSKYFTPDKLTPKPDDTEAELAAVLAAWLMENQKPKTNGTPVQVAAKSSKWKANRMG from the coding sequence ATGACAATCAAAAAACTCCTTATTGCCAACCGGGGTGAAATTGCCTTACGGATTATGCGAACCGCCCGCGAGATGGGCATTCGGACGGTAGCTATCTACTCCGAGGCTGATCGTAACGCTCTCCATGTTCGCTACGCCGACGAGGCTGTTTGTGTTGGCCCTCCCCCATCAACGGAATCCTATCTTCGGGCCGATGTTATCATTGAGGTGTGTAAACGGTTGAACGTCGATGCCATTCACCCAGGCTATGGATTTCTTTCGGAGAATGCCAATTTTTCCCGCGCTGTTCGTCAGGCAGGATTGCTATTCGTTGGCCCTTCTCCGGAAAGTATTGAGGTTATGGGCAGCAAGCTAGCGGCCAAAGCGGCCGTGGCCAACTACAATATCCCGATGGTACCGGGCACACCTTCGGCTATTACCGATCGTGCCGAAGCCAAAGCTATTTCGGCCAAAATCGGCTACCCAATCCTGATTAAAGCCAGCGCAGGCGGTGGCGGGAAAGGGATGCGTGTGGTAGAGAATGAGGAGGAATTCGATGAGCAGATGGATCGCGCCGTAAGTGAAGCCCAGTCGGCCTTTGGCGATGGATCGGTGTTTATTGAGAAATACGTCACCTCACCCCGGCACGTCGAAATTCAGGTGTTGGGCGATCAGCACGGCAATATTATTCACTTGTTCGAGCGCGAGTGCTCCGTACAGCGACGGCACCAGAAAGTAGTCGAAGAAGCCCCGTCGGCGATTCTGACGCCCGAAATCCGCGACGCGATGGGTCGTGCAGCCGTTGATGTTGCCCGTGCCTGTGGATACTATGGTGCCGGGACGGTTGAATTCATTGTCAACGACAAGCTCGACTTTTATTTTCTGGAGATGAACACGCGCCTTCAGGTTGAGCATCCGGTTACTGAACAGATTACCGGTGTGGACCTGGTAAAGCAGATGATTTACATCGCCGAAGGCAAACCGCTGACGATTAAACAGGAAGATTTACAGATAAAAGGTCACGCGGTAGAAGTGCGGGTATATGCCGAAGATCCAGCCAACAATTTCCTGCCCGACGTGGGCACGCTCGATACCTACATCCGGCCACAAGGCAACGGCGTTCGGGTAGACGACGGGTTCGAGCAGGGCATGGCCATCCCGATTTATTACGACCCAATGATTGCCAAGCTCATCACGTACGGCGACTCGCGCGAGGAAGCCATCCAGAAAATGATCCGTGCCATCGACGAGTATCAAATTTCGGGTGTGCAAACAACGCTTCCTTTCTGCCGGTTTGTGATGGAACACGACGCCTTCCGATCCGGCCAATTCGACACAGGTTTCGTAAGCAAGTACTTCACACCTGATAAGCTAACCCCCAAGCCAGATGACACTGAAGCCGAGTTAGCGGCTGTACTGGCAGCCTGGCTAATGGAAAATCAGAAACCAAAGACGAATGGCACACCTGTTCAGGTAGCGGCTAAAAGCAGCAAGTGGAAAGCGAACCGGATGGGGTGA
- a CDS encoding type II toxin-antitoxin system HicA family toxin, with translation MKRVNGSHHIFLMQGRPERLSVPMHGNQPLKTGLLKAL, from the coding sequence TTGAAGCGAGTCAATGGTAGTCATCATATATTCCTTATGCAAGGTCGTCCCGAACGCCTTTCCGTACCCATGCATGGGAACCAACCGCTTAAAACAGGCCTACTGAAAGCCCTCTAA
- a CDS encoding AAA family ATPase, translating into MLRYLSANSRMPNQSVIQNLYIPSDLDREFPLAPHFVQAFGSYPNYLHFNDDFKLSAQQLLDTRGFVLINHSIRVTDQGWHAIERIYQHEEGIVLKAEFVGERFFRLYGYYRDEVSAKNLLDGFQDHKYVHEDNQTHIYLIQSGLGGLHTERVEILPPDIDLDLHYNDDFPAVHERLVGLLAQPKSKGLILLHGEPGTGKTTYIKHLSSLVKKDMLILPPYMTNYLTSPEIIPFLLDNKESVLIIEDAERILQSREAGGDTNSVSNILNLTDGLLADCMHIQVIATFNASKHLLDKALLRKGRLMVDYAFGKLAPAKANNLLTHLGMEHRTKEPMTLADIFNLDEQTVSGERQEVKMGF; encoded by the coding sequence ATGTTGCGGTATCTGTCTGCCAATAGTCGTATGCCTAATCAATCAGTTATTCAGAATCTCTACATTCCCAGCGATCTAGATCGGGAGTTTCCGCTTGCTCCGCATTTTGTGCAGGCGTTTGGGAGTTATCCGAACTATCTTCATTTCAATGACGATTTTAAGCTCTCTGCGCAACAATTGTTAGATACGCGGGGATTTGTGTTAATCAATCACTCAATCCGCGTTACGGACCAGGGCTGGCATGCTATCGAGCGAATTTACCAACATGAAGAAGGTATCGTTCTGAAAGCGGAATTTGTTGGCGAGCGGTTTTTTCGGCTGTATGGCTATTACCGCGATGAAGTATCAGCAAAAAACCTGCTGGATGGATTTCAGGACCATAAGTACGTACACGAAGATAATCAGACGCACATTTATCTAATTCAAAGTGGTTTGGGCGGTCTGCATACCGAACGGGTTGAGATTCTTCCTCCCGATATTGACCTCGATCTTCACTATAACGACGACTTCCCGGCGGTTCATGAACGTCTGGTTGGCCTATTGGCTCAGCCCAAGAGCAAGGGACTGATTCTGCTCCACGGTGAACCCGGAACGGGCAAGACCACCTACATAAAACACCTCAGTTCGCTGGTTAAAAAGGACATGCTCATTCTTCCTCCCTACATGACCAACTACCTGACATCGCCCGAAATCATTCCGTTTCTACTGGATAACAAGGAGTCGGTATTGATCATTGAAGATGCCGAACGGATTCTGCAATCACGCGAAGCTGGTGGCGACACGAACAGCGTTTCAAATATCCTGAACCTCACGGATGGGCTATTGGCAGACTGCATGCACATACAGGTCATTGCCACCTTCAACGCCAGCAAGCATCTGTTAGATAAGGCACTACTCCGAAAAGGGCGTCTGATGGTCGACTATGCGTTTGGTAAATTAGCTCCTGCCAAAGCCAACAACCTGCTCACGCACCTGGGTATGGAACATCGCACCAAGGAACCTATGACGTTAGCCGACATTTTCAATTTAGATGAACAAACTGTATCGGGCGAGCGTCAGGAAGTGAAGATGGGGTTTTGA
- a CDS encoding PorP/SprF family type IX secretion system membrane protein codes for MRIGFRTSVASFLIVSFLLFLSSGAYAQKEVLYSQYLLNPLSINPAFAGSRESFHLTAFLRRKWISVRYAPVTQSVSADGAIAHGKVGLGFQALNDQMGVFTAQGVYGSVAYRFNLPALAKLSIGVQGGVSILPLANSTTIGSINRTMGSFGVGIYYQSDRFFGGISAPELSGQVTDITGQYLYKSVRPIMIQAGMPIEVAENTVLIPSVLISKIADRSLGFDINLRAWFNEQVGLGLSYRQNSPGLISTNYVQALAEYQLTKSIRLAYIFNSQTPESPNAMQYDQKSVHEIMLRFAPNVLTFKY; via the coding sequence ATGCGCATTGGTTTCCGTACGTCAGTTGCTTCTTTTTTAATTGTCAGTTTTCTCCTCTTTTTGAGTTCAGGTGCCTATGCACAGAAAGAGGTTTTATATTCCCAATACCTATTAAATCCGCTCAGTATCAATCCTGCTTTTGCCGGAAGTCGCGAGTCGTTTCACCTGACGGCTTTTCTCCGGCGTAAATGGATCAGCGTCCGGTATGCACCCGTCACTCAGAGTGTTTCGGCCGATGGAGCTATTGCGCACGGTAAAGTCGGGTTAGGGTTTCAGGCCTTAAACGACCAAATGGGTGTTTTTACGGCCCAGGGAGTCTATGGAAGCGTTGCCTATCGGTTCAACTTACCGGCACTGGCCAAATTGTCGATTGGTGTTCAGGGCGGGGTTAGTATTCTGCCATTGGCTAATTCAACCACAATTGGGAGCATTAATCGAACGATGGGTAGTTTTGGGGTCGGGATTTATTATCAGTCTGATCGCTTTTTTGGTGGTATTTCGGCACCTGAACTGAGCGGGCAGGTAACCGATATAACCGGGCAATACTTGTACAAAAGTGTTCGGCCTATTATGATTCAGGCGGGCATGCCAATTGAAGTAGCCGAAAATACGGTACTGATCCCATCCGTACTTATTTCTAAAATAGCTGATCGTTCACTGGGTTTCGATATTAATCTTCGGGCGTGGTTTAATGAGCAGGTGGGACTAGGTCTATCGTATCGACAAAATAGCCCTGGGCTTATTTCAACAAATTATGTGCAGGCTCTGGCTGAATATCAGTTAACCAAATCAATCCGGCTGGCATACATTTTTAACTCTCAAACGCCAGAGAGCCCCAATGCGATGCAATACGATCAAAAGAGCGTTCATGAAATCATGCTTCGCTTTGCGCCGAATGTCCTAACGTTTAAATACTGA
- a CDS encoding carboxypeptidase regulatory-like domain-containing protein, translating to MTRIIPIIALLWLLVSPLMAQSLIKQADHQFDQLAYTKAIELYEQALTKQTSMSEADRMDVKAKLGYSYQQTRDMPNAERVYHDLVSGKELPAEYTKCYLFYAQALASNGKYKEAQEAYDKYGNMQTGDKRAPSFSKLYRDVNALTKNAGSYKVEFLSMNTRRAEFSPVMYKEGLVFVSAGTGGNGIKRVFKWNNTPFLDLYYLPDTKTLRGSKASSLGGSKVSAKRVRTQLIRPLGSDDFTAPTANDTKTVGFYGGNNISLGYEDQPISESDRFSRTLNTKYHEGPATFTKDGSRVIFTRNNFNEGQYRKSSDGVNKLKLYTATQTSGIWSKAEELPFNSDEYSTGHPALSKDDQLLYFSSDRPGGMGGTDIYVSKWMNGKWSEPVNLGKEVNTKGNELFPFVDEKGNIYFSSDGRPGLGDLDIFYAQLTPDGQQGLLSRNLGEPLNSPKDDFGIVTDGNRMAGYFSSNRKNGGADDDVYRFTRDGALYPCRELTVSVTDADSKQPLANTSVAMDNAVNDKQKQLKTDSEGLVRICLDVDSDFKFLASHEGYVESKVGFSTKDLSDDQPSRLEIPLSKPKEVAEATAMTTLRGRVTTQTDKMPIAGVKVVLVNECDGNSQETTTGPDGSYEFAVKPGCNYSLEAMKDNMGTTGSHITKEGTGSTDLTMFKKGDVIKIDNIYYNLNKANIRPDAAAELDKVVELMKKYPTMTIEMRSHTDSRATAKYNNTLSTNRAKSAVAYLKSKGIPAKRMVAKGYGESELLNKCKDGVNCIEEEHQQNRRTEIKILKLD from the coding sequence ATGACACGAATTATCCCTATCATCGCTCTCCTCTGGCTACTTGTGAGTCCGTTGATGGCTCAGTCGCTTATTAAACAGGCGGACCACCAATTCGACCAGTTAGCCTACACCAAGGCCATTGAGTTATATGAGCAGGCTCTTACCAAACAGACATCCATGTCGGAGGCCGATCGTATGGATGTGAAGGCTAAATTAGGGTATAGCTATCAGCAAACGCGTGATATGCCCAATGCAGAGCGCGTGTACCATGACTTAGTGAGTGGGAAAGAACTACCGGCTGAGTATACCAAATGCTACCTGTTTTATGCCCAGGCATTAGCCAGTAATGGAAAATATAAGGAGGCCCAGGAAGCCTACGATAAATACGGGAATATGCAGACCGGAGATAAACGGGCTCCATCTTTTTCAAAACTTTATCGGGATGTTAACGCCCTAACTAAAAATGCAGGCAGCTACAAAGTTGAGTTTTTGAGCATGAACACCCGCCGGGCTGAGTTCAGTCCAGTAATGTATAAAGAGGGATTGGTATTTGTATCGGCTGGTACGGGCGGCAACGGGATCAAACGGGTTTTCAAATGGAACAACACACCCTTTCTGGATTTGTACTACTTACCAGATACAAAAACCTTACGAGGCTCAAAAGCGTCGAGTCTGGGTGGTAGTAAAGTATCGGCCAAACGGGTACGAACCCAACTGATCCGCCCGCTCGGTAGCGACGATTTTACGGCTCCTACTGCCAACGATACAAAAACGGTTGGCTTCTACGGGGGCAATAATATCAGTTTAGGCTACGAGGATCAGCCCATTAGTGAGTCTGATCGGTTTAGCCGGACGCTGAATACAAAATACCACGAAGGCCCGGCAACGTTTACGAAAGATGGCTCACGGGTAATCTTTACCCGGAATAACTTCAACGAAGGTCAGTACCGAAAAAGCAGCGATGGGGTAAATAAATTAAAACTCTACACCGCTACGCAAACGAGTGGTATCTGGAGTAAAGCCGAAGAACTGCCCTTCAATAGTGATGAATATTCGACCGGACACCCGGCACTTTCTAAAGATGATCAGCTCCTGTATTTCTCGTCGGATCGACCCGGTGGAATGGGTGGTACTGATATCTACGTCTCGAAATGGATGAATGGCAAATGGAGTGAACCCGTCAATCTGGGTAAAGAGGTGAACACAAAAGGGAATGAACTCTTCCCATTTGTAGACGAAAAAGGGAACATCTATTTCTCCTCCGACGGCCGTCCTGGCCTGGGAGATCTGGATATATTCTACGCACAACTTACACCCGATGGCCAGCAAGGACTACTCTCTCGTAACCTGGGCGAACCATTGAACTCACCCAAAGATGATTTTGGAATTGTAACGGATGGCAACCGGATGGCTGGCTATTTCAGCAGTAACCGCAAAAACGGCGGTGCCGATGATGATGTGTACCGATTCACGCGTGATGGGGCGCTATATCCCTGCCGCGAATTAACCGTAAGTGTTACCGATGCTGACTCAAAGCAGCCACTGGCCAATACATCGGTAGCCATGGATAATGCAGTTAACGACAAACAAAAACAGCTTAAAACCGACTCAGAGGGATTGGTTCGTATTTGCCTGGACGTTGACAGCGACTTTAAATTCTTAGCCAGCCATGAAGGGTACGTTGAGAGCAAAGTTGGTTTTTCAACAAAAGACCTGTCAGATGACCAACCGTCCCGCCTGGAAATCCCGCTCTCGAAGCCGAAAGAAGTCGCCGAAGCAACTGCTATGACTACATTGCGCGGACGGGTAACCACCCAGACAGACAAAATGCCGATTGCAGGTGTAAAAGTTGTATTGGTGAATGAATGTGATGGTAACTCGCAGGAGACCACTACCGGGCCTGATGGTAGCTACGAGTTTGCCGTGAAACCGGGTTGTAATTACTCCCTCGAAGCGATGAAAGATAATATGGGCACGACTGGAAGCCACATTACCAAAGAAGGTACTGGCTCAACGGATCTGACTATGTTCAAAAAAGGAGATGTAATTAAAATCGATAATATCTATTACAACCTGAATAAAGCGAATATCCGCCCCGATGCCGCTGCTGAGTTAGATAAAGTGGTGGAGTTGATGAAGAAATACCCAACCATGACCATCGAAATGCGGTCGCACACCGATAGTCGGGCAACGGCGAAGTATAACAATACCTTATCGACCAATCGGGCTAAGTCGGCCGTAGCCTATCTGAAATCCAAAGGGATTCCGGCTAAACGAATGGTAGCGAAAGGCTATGGTGAAAGTGAATTATTGAACAAATGCAAAGACGGTGTGAATTGTATTGAAGAGGAACATCAGCAAAATCGCCGGACGGAGATTAAAATTCTGAAACTGGATTAA
- a CDS encoding type IX secretion system membrane protein PorP/SprF, which yields MSNQFSNKRWAVVLLLILGIGSSQVRAQQDKMFSQYMFNMMALNPAYAGSRDVLSMSALYRNQWTGLPGAPQTATFTMDMPLNNERVGVGLQLYGDKIGVIQEAGAFASYAFRIKVGAKSTLALGLQAGASSYQANLTEVKTSPDNQLDPAFASNISKILPNFGTGIYLSNDRSYLSLSVPRLIKNKLSEYNVGDYRSVQARQAYLAAGFVVGLSPGIKMKPSMLVKYAEGAPLGFDGNINFWFADRISIGASIRRNQFSTWTKFTTDAVVGMLEVQLTDQFRFGYAYDHTMNGLQTVAPSSHEIMIRYEFGFGKNRILTPRYF from the coding sequence ATGTCAAACCAGTTTTCAAATAAACGTTGGGCAGTCGTGCTGCTACTGATCCTTGGGATCGGTAGCAGCCAGGTCCGGGCACAGCAGGACAAAATGTTCTCGCAGTACATGTTCAACATGATGGCCCTTAACCCGGCCTACGCCGGTAGTCGAGATGTGCTGAGCATGTCGGCCCTCTACCGGAACCAGTGGACTGGCTTACCGGGCGCGCCCCAGACAGCCACCTTCACGATGGATATGCCCCTGAATAATGAGCGGGTGGGCGTCGGATTACAGCTTTACGGCGATAAGATTGGTGTGATTCAGGAAGCCGGTGCATTTGCTTCCTATGCCTTTCGGATCAAAGTAGGAGCTAAATCAACACTTGCATTGGGCTTACAGGCGGGTGCCTCGAGCTATCAGGCTAATCTGACGGAGGTGAAAACCTCGCCCGATAACCAGCTTGATCCGGCTTTTGCCAGTAACATCTCGAAAATCCTGCCGAACTTCGGAACGGGTATCTACCTGAGCAACGACCGGTCATACCTAAGTTTATCCGTGCCTCGCCTGATCAAGAACAAGCTAAGCGAGTATAACGTAGGGGATTATCGGTCGGTGCAGGCTCGTCAGGCCTACTTAGCAGCCGGTTTTGTCGTTGGCCTAAGCCCAGGTATCAAAATGAAGCCGTCGATGTTGGTGAAGTATGCCGAAGGCGCTCCACTTGGTTTTGATGGCAACATTAACTTCTGGTTTGCCGACCGTATTTCAATTGGTGCCTCGATTCGCCGGAACCAGTTTTCTACCTGGACTAAGTTTACGACCGATGCTGTTGTTGGCATGCTGGAGGTTCAGTTAACGGATCAGTTCCGTTTCGGGTATGCCTATGATCACACGATGAACGGGTTACAGACTGTTGCTCCAAGTTCGCATGAGATTATGATTCGGTATGAATTCGGTTTCGGTAAGAACCGTATCCTGACACCGCGTTATTTCTAA